Genomic window (bacterium):
GGTCCAGCGGCCAGTACTGGCTGTGCTCGAAAGTCCGGAAGCCGTCCAGGACCAGCGGCTCTTGCGGGCACGTTCTCGGTCTCATGGACTCGTGGAACAGAAGGCAATGTCGGCCCAACCGATCGCTGAGCCGGCGAACGGTCGAGTGCGAGACGCGCTTGGCCCGGGCGATCTGGCGGAAGCCGGCACAGCTCACCAGGAGGTGAAACACGTCCTCGAGGAGATCGCCTCGCCTCAACCAGTAGGACGGGGAGAATGTCTGTGAACTGAAGTAGCGGCCGCAGTCGGTACAGCGGTACCGCTGGATCCGGCGCGGCCGGGCCTCTCGTTCGTAGAAGCCCTTCTTCTGAAAGCGCCAACCGGTCGGATCTGCATGGAAATCACAGTCGGGGTTGGGGCAGTAAGGTGGGCGGCGAGGGACGTGCAGCGTCGGCATGCAGACCGACATCGCAGGATGCGTGCCGGGTGCAGACTACGGTCCACGTCTCAGTCGGCGCGGTCGACGGGCCGAATGGGCATCGGCTCCGGTGCTCGAGGCGGCTCCGGTCCGTCGTCGTCCTTCACGATCTTGGTCGCCATCGCGAGCATCGAGGCGATGTCGCTCAGATTCGCGGGGATCACCAGGCTGTTGGCCTCCTTCGCGAGCTCGCCGAACTGCGCGACGTACTGCTCGGCGACGCGGAGCTGCATCGCCTCGTGGCCTCCGGGCGCCTCGACCGCCGAGGCGACCTCGCGCAGTCCGCTCGCGGTCGCGGTCGCGACGGCTTCGATCGCCGCCGCCTCGCCCTGCGCCTCGTTGATCTGCTGCTCGCGCTTCGCCTCGGACTCCTTGATCACCTTCTGTTTCTGGCCTTCGGCGCGGTTGATCTCCGCGTCGCGAACGCCCTCCGACTCGAGCACGACCGCGCGCTTCTCGCGCTCCGCGCGCATCTGCTTCTCCATCGCCTCGATCACGTCGGCGGGAGGATTGATGTTCCGGATCTCGTAGCGGAGGACCTTCACGCCCCAGGGATCGCTCGCGACGTCGACTTCGCTCACGACGTTCCCGTTGATCAGGGCGCGCTCCTCGAAGGTGCGGTCGAGATCGATCTTGCCGATCTCGCTGCGGAGGGTCGTCTGGGCGAGCTGGACGATCGCGAAGATGTAGTCCTGGATCCCGTAGGAGGCTCGCTCGGGGTCGAGGATCTGCATGTACAGCACACCGTCGACGCCGACCTGCACGTTGTCCTTCGTGATGCAGATCTGCTCCGGGATGTCGATCGCCATCTCCTTGAGGGAGTGCTTGTAGGCGATCCGCTCGATGAACGGAACGAGGATGTGGAAGCCGGCCCGGAGGGTCCGGCTGTACTTGCCGAGGTTCTCGATCACATAGGCGTGCTGCTGTGGAACGATCGTCGCGGTCTTGGCGATCACCACGATCGCGAGGAGGACGACGCCGATGATGGCGATGGTGAAGAGCTCCATGACGGTGGTCTCCTGTCTCGAGAGGGCGGGTGCGTCGAGGGCTTCGAGGGTATCGGGGGCTTCGGAGTCCCGGAAGCGGAGCGGCTACTCGGCGCGAACGTCGACGACGAGGCCCTCGGTCCGCTCGACGACGCAGGCGCCGCCTTCCTGGATCGGTGCGTCGCCGACGTTTCGAGCGGTCCATGTCGCGCCCCGCAGCATGATCGAGCCGCGAGCGCCCGCTGCGATGGCTTCGCTCGCGACCCCGCGATCACCGGCCAGGCCTTCGCGGATCTCTCCGTCCGGCGGCGGGCGCAGTCGCGTGTAGAGCGCCTTGCGGAAGAAACCGAAGGAGGCCGTCGCGAGCGCCGCGAAGAGGAGCCACTGGCCCCAGATCGGGAGAGTGGCCCCGCCGAGCATCACGAGTCCGGTCAGAAGGGCGGAGGCGCCGAGAAAGACGAGGTAGAACTCGAGATCGACGATCGCGATCTCGGCGACGAGCAGGAGCGCACCGACTGTGATCCAGCCCCACCAGGGCATGACTCGACTCCTCGGAAGGGGACGCGCGAGGAACATAACAGATCCGTCTCGACCGTCCGATCCTCCGTTCGGACCAGGCGGGTCACTCTTGGGGCGGCGAGCGTCGGATCGTCTCGAAGGCAGGCTCGAGAAGCGCTCGTTCAGGCCTCCCGTCGGACCTCGTCCGTCGCTCCCGCCTCGTGCGGAATGGGGGCGGGCTATCGGAAGGGGAACGGGCTTCCCGCGTCGCTCGTCAGGCACCAGGTCGCGAGGCTTGCCGCGCCGGTTCCCAGCACGACCGCGACGAACACGAGCGCGAGGACGGCGGCGAAGCACCGCACCGCGAACGGGTGCCTTCGTGGCGTGCGCACGAAGCCGTCGGGGATTTCGGTCACGCCGACGGGGTTCACGCGGGGAGGATCGATCATGCGGGAGACTACGATTTCCGTCCCGAGCGGGTTACACGAGTCCCTGACCGCGCAGCAGCTCGCCGTAGAAGCCGATGGCGATCGAGACCGTGACCCCGGTCAACATCAGGCCCTCGCGTTCGGCGTCGTCGGGGAAGTCGAGGGCGAAGTGGGCCCGGTCCTGGCGGTCCGCAAAGCGGAAGAGGAAGTAGTGGGCGGGATTGGTGAGCGCGGAGAGCGGCACTTCGGCGATCGTCTCGACCTCGCCCGGGTGGGGCCGGAGATCGATCGGGGGGCGAACCAGCGCGATCGTCGGGACGACCCGGAAGCCGCTGTGGCTCACGTAGTCACCGAGGCATCCGAGGACCTCGACGCGATCGGGATCGAGCCCGATCTCCTCCTCGGCTTCGCGGATCGCCGTCTCGATCGGCGTCGCGTCGCCGTGATCCGCGCGCCCGCCGGGAAAGACCCAATGGCCCGGGAAGGAGATCCCGTGATGGCGCTGAGTCACGATCAACGTGGGTTCCGCTTCCCGCAACACGACCGCGAGCAGGACCGAGGCGGGGGTCGCCTTCGCGCGATCCTCGAGGCTCACCCGGGGTTCGAGGTGCGGGTTCTCGAGCTCCCGAGCCGCCCGTCCGACCGGTCCCGCGAAGTGGGCGCGCAGACTCTCCTCCGTCGGACGGAGCGCCGGCCGCACGAGCGCAGACTCGTGGATTCGGAGCTTCTCGGCGGCGTCGAAGCGGCGACGCTGCTCCTCGTCGATGGTCGGGTTCGACATGCGGGCCTGCGAGGGCATGGGGGAGCGGTCGGTCGAGCTCATGGGGCCGTTTCGGCGAGCGCCTTTCCACGCCAGGCCTGCTGGATCACGTAGGCCCGGATCGCTGCGCTCTCCTCGGCGTCGAGCTGCTCGCCGAAGGCCGCCATGCCGTTCTGTCGGAGCGCGCCACCCAGCACGACGCTGTCGAAGGCCGTCTGGTCGTGGAGATAGGCGGAGCCGCGCAGGTCCGGGATCAAGAGACCGGAGACCGCGTTCAAGCCGTGGCAGCCGAGACAGACGTCCTGGTAGATCGAGTACCCCTTGCGGATCGTCTCGGGCGAGGCCGTCTGCACCGGCGGATCGAAGGCCACGCGCTTCTGCCACTCGACCTCGGGCAGGGCGCCGTCCGCTCCGAGCTTGAACGTCAGGACGCGGCTCACGTTCGGCATGCTCTCCGAGCGCACGTACTCGCCGAAGACCAGCGCGAAGGCGCCGCCCCAGCCGACGTTGACCGAGACGTACTGCTCTCCGTCGAGCTCGTAGGTCATCGCCGGCGCGACGACGCCGGTCTGCGTCGGGAAGGACCAGAGCCGTTCGCCGTCGTTCGCCCGGAAGGCGACGAGCTCGCCGTTCGACGTGCCCTGGAAGACGAGATTGCCAGCGGTCGTGAGCGTTCCTCCGTTCCAGGTCCCCGGGTGTTCGACCCGCCACGCTTCCTTCTGCTGGACCGGATCCCAGGCGAGCAGCCGTCCCTTCACGAGGGCGCCGAGGGCGTCGCGCTCGGCCTGGTCGTCGGGGAGCGACCCCGTGATGCCGTCGATCCCGAGGTTCGGGGCGCCGGGGCGGTACTCGAAGCCGAACTCGTCCGGATGCCCGTAGTTCGCCGGGAAGTCGAGGACCGGGATGTAGACGAGCCCGGTCTCGGGGTTGAAGGACATGGGGTGCCAGTTGTGACCGCCGAGATAGGACGGCCAGGTGAGCTGGGGCCCGTCGCCGTAGCGCGCGTTCTCGGTCTCGACGGGGCGGCCGGTCTCCATGTCGACGTGACTCGCCCAGGTCGCGCCCATGAACTTCTCGGCCGACAGGAGCTCGCCCGTCTCGCGATCGAGGACGTAGAAGAAGCCGTTCTTCGGCGCCTGCATCAGGACCTTGCGGTCGCGGCCGTCGATCTCGAGCTCCGCGAGGATGATGTGCTGGGTCGCGGTGTAGTCCCAGGTCTCGCCGGGCGTGGTCTGGTAGTGCCAGACGTATTCGCCGGTGTCGGGCCGGAGTGCGACGATTGACGAGAGGAAGAGGTTGTCGCCCCCGCCCGGAGAGCGGATCGCCTGGTTCCAGGGCGTGCCGTTGCCGACGCCGATGTAGAGGAGGTCGAGATCGGGATCGTGGGCCATCGCGTCCCAGACCGTTCCGCCGCCGCCCCCGAGCGCCCACCACTCGCCGTTCCAGGTCTTCGCGGCCATCTCCATCGCGTCGTTCTCGAAGCCCTTCGCGGGGTTTCCGGGGACCGTGTAGAAGCGCCAGGCCAGCTCGCCGGTCGCGGCATCGTAGGCGGAGATGAATCCGCGGACGCCGTACTCGGCGCCGCCATTCCCGATCAGGACCTTGCCGCGGATCACGCGCGGGGCGCCGGTGATGGTGTAGGGGAGCGCCGGGTCCACCGTCGCGACCGACCATTCGACCTGGCCGGTTGCCGCGTCGAGGGCGATCAGACGACCGTCGAGCGCGCCGAAGTAGACGCGACCCTCCCAGACCGCGACCCCGCGGTTGACCACGTCGCAGCAGGCGTGCTTCTGCTTGTCCTTGGCGACCTGCGGGTCGTAGGTCCAGAGCTTCTCGCCCGTGCGCGCGTCGAGCGCGTGGACGATCGACCAGGCGGAGGTCGCGTACATCACACCGTCGACCACGATGGACGTCGCTTCGATTCCTCGCTCCGTCTCGAGATCGAAGGACCAGGCGAGGCCGAGGTCGGACACGTTCTGGGTATCGATCGTGTCGAGGGGACTGAAGCGCTGTTCCGAGTAGGTCCGGCCGTAGCTCATCCAGCTGCCGGGCTCGCTGTCGGCGGCGAGGAGGCGCGCGCTCCCGACCGCCGCCGCCGCGCTGGGCTTCGCGGGGCCGGCTTCCTCCCTCGGGCCGCCCGGGAGGCAGGCGAGCGCGCAGGCGGCAACGAGCAGGGCGGGCAGAGCGAGACGGAGCACGGGCACGGGCATGGTCTTCTCCAATCGGCGCGCCGAGGCGCGAAGTCGGCCGATGCTAGCGCGCGAAGGGAGGGAGCTGCCGACTGTCGGTCTTCCAGGCGCTTCGGAAGACGGCAACGGGAGCCTCGGTTCGGCGCTGCTGCAGCCAGAACACGCCGTCGAGGTCGCCGCTGTTGCCGCGGGTCCCCAGGAAGTCGACGAGGCCGTCCCCGTCGAGATCGCGGGGCACGAACACGTCGTACATCCCGCGCACGCGACGGGATACGTCGTGGCGCATCCACGCTTCGGTGGCGTCCGCCGGTTGCTCGAACCACCAGATGCCGGCGCCGCGATGGAGGAAGCCCGGGTCGGGGGTCTCCGTCTCGCGCGGGTCTTCGCTGTAGCCGCCGGAGAAGAGATCGAGGCGACCGTCGCCGTCGACGTCCACGAGGGTGAGGGCGTTGGGCGAATCGGGCAGGGCCCAGCCGATGCGATGCGCAGTCCAGGGCGCGTCGAGTCGCTCCGGTTGCTCCAGCCAGACGATGCTCCAGACCGTGTCGTTGACGGCGATGTCGAGTCGGCCGTCGGCGTTCAGGTCGGCGAAGGCCAGCTCGAATCCGGAGAGGCCCTTGGGAAGGCCGAGCCAGCGGATCGGTTGGGGGTTCGCGACGGCGATCGGCCAGGTCACCCAGCCGTCCTCGCGGTTCTCGTGGACGACCATGCGGGACTCGCCCCGGGAGCCCGCGAGCACGTCGAGGTCGCCGTCGGCGTCGAGGTCGACGGGACGCGCGTTCACCGGAACGACGTACTCGGCGAGGGGCGATTCCCGCCACGCGTCGGGATCGGCCGGGTCGCCGTCGAGCTCGAAGATCGAAACGGGAGAGCTCGCCACGTCCATCGAGCCCTTGCCGCTGGGCATCGGGATGGACTTGTTGGTCGCGACGACCTCGAGCTCGGGGTCGTCGTCGAGGTTCGCCGCGTACACTCGGATCCAGGATCCGCGATCGCGTGTCGCGGTCGGGATCACCGATCGCCAGGCGGCAGCGCGCCGCGCCTGCGCGCCGCCGGGATTCTCGAAGTACGCGAGGTGGGCGTCTTCGCAGGCGACGACGAGGTCGAGATCGCCGTCCGCGTCGAGGTCGGCGAGGGCGGGGTCCTCGACCTCGGCCACGAGGGCGCCTTCGGCCAGCGTGACCGAGTGCCAGTCGTTCGGATCGCCGGTGCCGAAGGAGAGGCGCAGGTGGTCGCTGTCCTCGTGGACCACGACCAGGTCGTCGAAACCGTCTCCGTCGAGGTCGCCGATCGCGAGCCCGTCCGCGCCGCGGAGCCGCGTTTCGGCGAGGGCCGAATCGTCGATCCGATGCTCGACCCAAGAGATGAAGCGGCCGTCTTCCGCGCGGGCTTCGGTGAGACGATCTCCGACGCCGCGCTCGTCACGCGCGCAGCCGAGCACGACGACCTGGAAGAGGACGAGCGCGATTGCCCTCCGCGGGGTCACTCGGCGAGCTTCCCGCCCGCCTCCATCCAGCGCTTGATCACGTCCTGTCCCTCGCGCGGGTTGTAGAGGTCCTCCTGGCGGGAGAAGAGCCCGTCCCCGGCGTACTCGAGGATCGTGACGCAGCCGAAGCGGTAGACCTCGTCGCCACCCTTCGGGTCGGGCATCACCTGCCACGGGTAGTAGACCACGCGGTTGCCCTCGATCACGTGCCAATCGACCGGAAAGACCATCATCGGGACGGGCTTCATCACCTCGAGGATCGCCTTGCGGATCGCTTCGCGCCCCTGGAAGGTGCCCAGGTGGCGTTCGACCCAGACGCCGTCCTCGCTGTGGAGGTCGGCCCAGGCGTTCCAGTCGCCCGAGTCTCCGACCTCCACGAAGTGGTGATAGGCGGCTTCGACTTCAGCGCGGTCGAAAGTAGGCATGGATGGCGTCTCCTCGGGGTTTTCGGATTGCGCGAGGCTAGCTGCTGAACACCAGACCTTCGAACCCGCCGTTCTCCCGCCACTTCGCGAGCTTCTCGAAGAACTGGATCGAGCCCCCGCCGTAGGGCGAGTTCTGCTGGGCCAGCGGGTTGTCGTGGCCTTCGTTGTTGTAGTAGCCCGGCGTGCAGTCGGGGCTCCCGATCACGCCGACGCCGCTCATCGACTTCTCGATGATCTCACCGACCCAGGCCGCTTCGGCCGCGGGCGTCGCCTCGATCGTCGAATGTCCGTTCGAGCGGGCGTGCTCGATCAGCTGCGTCACGTGGGTGGAGAGCTCTTCCAGCATGTGGGGGAAGTTCGCCGTGAAGCCGCCCTGCGTCTGGCTCAGAATGAAGCAGTTCGGGAAGCCGTGGGCGTGCATGCCATGGAAGGTGCGTACGCCGTCCTTCCAGTGCTCGGTGAGCGTGCGTCCTCCGCGGCCGACGGTCTCGTAGCCCGCACGACGGCTGTACTCCGTCCCGACCTCGAAGCCGGTCGCGAAGATGATGCAGTCGACCTCGTATTCCTTGTCGTCGACGACGAGGCCCTTCGCGGTGATCCGGTCGACGCCCTTGCCGTCGGTGTCGACGAGTTCGACGTTCGGACGGTTGAAGGTCGGCAGGTAGTCGTCGTTGAAGCAGGGCCGCTTGCAGAACATCTTGTAGTAGGGCTTCAGCTTCTCCGCGGTCTCGGGGTCGTCGACGAACGCGTCCACGCGGGCGCGGATCTCCTCCATCTTCTCGAAGTTCGCGGTCTCGAGCAGGGCAGGGAGGTCGAGGTTCGCGCCGCCGTCGGCTTGTGCCGCCCGCGTGGCGAGATTCACGGTCTTGCCGATCAGGTCGGTCCAGCCGTCGTTCACGAGGTCTTCCGGTTGCGGAACGCCCGTGACGAGGTTGTTGAAGCTCTCCATCCGGTGCTTGTGCCAGCCCGCCTCGAGGGAGCTCGCCCAGGCTTCGTCGGTCGGCGCATTGCCGCGGACGTCGACGGTCGAGGGCGTTCGCTGGAAGACGTAGAGCTGCTGGGCCGCGGCTCCCACGTGCGGGACGCACTGGATCGCGGTCGCACCCGTCCCGACGATCGCGACGCGCTTGTCGGCGAGGCCCTCGAGGTTTCCCTCCGCGGTCCCTCCGCTGTAGTCGTAGTCCCAGCGACTCGTGTGGAACGTGTGCCCTTCGAAGTCCTCGAGCCCGGGGATGCCCGGGAGCTTCGGCCGATTGAGCGGGCCGGTCGACATCGTCACGAAGCGCGCGCGCAGACGGTCGCCCCGGCTCGTCGAGACGATCCAGCGCTGCGCCTCGTCGTCCCATCGCAGCGCCTCGACCTTCGTCTGGAAGAACGTCTTCTCGTAGAGCCCGAAGTGGCGCCCGATCGCGCCCGCGTGGGCGAGGATCTCCTTCGCGAACGAGTACTTCTCGCGCGGCAGGTAGTCGAGCTCCTCGAGGAGCGGCAGGTAGATGTAGGACTCGATGTCGCACTGGGCGCCGGGATAGCGGTTCCAGTACCAGGTCCCGCCGAAGTCGCCGCCCGCCTCGATGATCCGCACGTCCTCGATCCCCGACTGGACGAGGCGGGCGCTGGTCTGAAGGCCGCCGAAGCCCCCGCCGATCACGACCACTTCGCACTCGTCCATGCACGGCTCACGCGGCGTCGCTTCGCCGACGTAGGGGTCGTCGAGGTAGCGGGCGAAGCGGCCCTCGACGTTCACGTACTGCTCGTTGCCTTCGGCCCGGATCCGCTTGTCGCGCTCCTTCAGGTAGCGCTCGCGCATCGCGTCGGCATCGAAGTCCTCGGGCAGACTGGTCAGGTTCTCGGCGGAGCTCATCGGATCGTCTCTCTCGCGGTCCCGCCGGCAGAGACTCGGGCGGACCGCACGCGGGGCGTGTGCCGTTCGGCGCTCGTCAGGGTGTAACCCATCGTTCGGGGCTTTTCCGAGACTCCGGGGTTCGTCGGCGTCGCCGCGTCGAAGGCTCGGAAAGCCCGGTATCCTCGCCCCGAGCCGCCGCGATCGGCGAGGGGAGGGGAGGGGCATGGAGTTCGGGTTCGTCCTGCCGAACCACGTCGGTGTCGAGGATCCCTACGACGTGGTCTCGATCGGCGTCCACGCCGAGATCGCGGGCTTCGATTCGCTCTGGGTGAACCACCATGTGATCAACGCGGGCTACGTCCGCGAGCGTCTCGGCACGCGTCCCTACCATGACGCCCTCGTCCTGCTGACGTGGCTCGCGTCCAGGACCGATCACGCGCGGCTCGGGACGAGCGTGCTCGTGCTCCCCTATCTCCATCCGATGGTGCTGGCGCGCGAGCTCGCGACCCTCGACCACCTCTCGGGCGGTCGACTGGTGGTCGGGGTCGGCGTCGGGAGCCTGCCCGACGAGAACGAAGCGATGGGCGTCCCGTACAAGGGGCGGGGGCGCTTCGCGGACGAGTTCCTCGACGTGATGGATCTCCTCTGGACCCGGGACGAGGCGAGCTTCGCGGGCGAGCACTTCTCCTTCGAGGACGTGATCTCCTCGCCGAAGCCCCTGCAACGACCACGACCGCGGATCCTCGTGGGTGGGAACAAGCGGGCTTCGATGCGTCGCGTCGCGCAACGGGGAGACGGTTGGCATCCGCTGATGCTCTCGCCCGAGGGCGTGCGGAACCGCATGGACTTCCTGCGCGAGGAGGCTGCGTCCGCCGGGCGCCCGGAGGTCGCCGAACGGGTCTCGGTGCGCGTCGACATGAGTCGGGTCCACCCAGGGACCGTCGCCGAATACGCCGAAGCGGGGGTGAGCGAGCTCGTCGTCGGCCTGGGCACCGCCGACGTGACCGCGATGCGCGACGAGATCGATCGATTCGCCGAGGCGATGCTCTCGGGGCGGTGATCTGCGCGAAGGCGCGAGGCTGCTAGGTTCGATCCATGCCCGACGCCGACGAGTTCCTGTCGCGAATCGGCCTGCCGAACGCGACGGCCCGGAGCGCGGTCGCCGGGATCTCTCTGGTCGTCGTGGTCGCCCTCGTGTTCCTCGATCGGGCACGGTCCGTGCTCCTGGCGGCGCGGGACGCCGTGATCTCCGGCGCCGACGTGCTCTTCGTCGTCTCGGCGAACGTCTCGCTCGTCGTGCTCGCGATCATCGCCCTCCATCCGGTCGGTCGTCTTCGCCTGAGCCCCGACGACGAGGGGC
Coding sequences:
- a CDS encoding paraslipin, with protein sequence MELFTIAIIGVVLLAIVVIAKTATIVPQQHAYVIENLGKYSRTLRAGFHILVPFIERIAYKHSLKEMAIDIPEQICITKDNVQVGVDGVLYMQILDPERASYGIQDYIFAIVQLAQTTLRSEIGKIDLDRTFEERALINGNVVSEVDVASDPWGVKVLRYEIRNINPPADVIEAMEKQMRAEREKRAVVLESEGVRDAEINRAEGQKQKVIKESEAKREQQINEAQGEAAAIEAVATATASGLREVASAVEAPGGHEAMQLRVAEQYVAQFGELAKEANSLVIPANLSDIASMLAMATKIVKDDDGPEPPRAPEPMPIRPVDRAD
- a CDS encoding NfeD family protein; amino-acid sequence: MPWWGWITVGALLLVAEIAIVDLEFYLVFLGASALLTGLVMLGGATLPIWGQWLLFAALATASFGFFRKALYTRLRPPPDGEIREGLAGDRGVASEAIAAGARGSIMLRGATWTARNVGDAPIQEGGACVVERTEGLVVDVRAE
- a CDS encoding CoA pyrophosphatase, with translation MSSTDRSPMPSQARMSNPTIDEEQRRRFDAAEKLRIHESALVRPALRPTEESLRAHFAGPVGRAARELENPHLEPRVSLEDRAKATPASVLLAVVLREAEPTLIVTQRHHGISFPGHWVFPGGRADHGDATPIETAIREAEEEIGLDPDRVEVLGCLGDYVSHSGFRVVPTIALVRPPIDLRPHPGEVETIAEVPLSALTNPAHYFLFRFADRQDRAHFALDFPDDAEREGLMLTGVTVSIAIGFYGELLRGQGLV
- a CDS encoding PQQ-dependent dehydrogenase, methanol/ethanol family, with the protein product MPVPVLRLALPALLVAACALACLPGGPREEAGPAKPSAAAAVGSARLLAADSEPGSWMSYGRTYSEQRFSPLDTIDTQNVSDLGLAWSFDLETERGIEATSIVVDGVMYATSAWSIVHALDARTGEKLWTYDPQVAKDKQKHACCDVVNRGVAVWEGRVYFGALDGRLIALDAATGQVEWSVATVDPALPYTITGAPRVIRGKVLIGNGGAEYGVRGFISAYDAATGELAWRFYTVPGNPAKGFENDAMEMAAKTWNGEWWALGGGGGTVWDAMAHDPDLDLLYIGVGNGTPWNQAIRSPGGGDNLFLSSIVALRPDTGEYVWHYQTTPGETWDYTATQHIILAELEIDGRDRKVLMQAPKNGFFYVLDRETGELLSAEKFMGATWASHVDMETGRPVETENARYGDGPQLTWPSYLGGHNWHPMSFNPETGLVYIPVLDFPANYGHPDEFGFEYRPGAPNLGIDGITGSLPDDQAERDALGALVKGRLLAWDPVQQKEAWRVEHPGTWNGGTLTTAGNLVFQGTSNGELVAFRANDGERLWSFPTQTGVVAPAMTYELDGEQYVSVNVGWGGAFALVFGEYVRSESMPNVSRVLTFKLGADGALPEVEWQKRVAFDPPVQTASPETIRKGYSIYQDVCLGCHGLNAVSGLLIPDLRGSAYLHDQTAFDSVVLGGALRQNGMAAFGEQLDAEESAAIRAYVIQQAWRGKALAETAP
- a CDS encoding VCBS repeat-containing protein, with protein sequence MTPRRAIALVLFQVVVLGCARDERGVGDRLTEARAEDGRFISWVEHRIDDSALAETRLRGADGLAIGDLDGDGFDDLVVVHEDSDHLRLSFGTGDPNDWHSVTLAEGALVAEVEDPALADLDADGDLDLVVACEDAHLAYFENPGGAQARRAAAWRSVIPTATRDRGSWIRVYAANLDDDPELEVVATNKSIPMPSGKGSMDVASSPVSIFELDGDPADPDAWRESPLAEYVVPVNARPVDLDADGDLDVLAGSRGESRMVVHENREDGWVTWPIAVANPQPIRWLGLPKGLSGFELAFADLNADGRLDIAVNDTVWSIVWLEQPERLDAPWTAHRIGWALPDSPNALTLVDVDGDGRLDLFSGGYSEDPRETETPDPGFLHRGAGIWWFEQPADATEAWMRHDVSRRVRGMYDVFVPRDLDGDGLVDFLGTRGNSGDLDGVFWLQQRRTEAPVAVFRSAWKTDSRQLPPFAR
- a CDS encoding nuclear transport factor 2 family protein; amino-acid sequence: MPTFDRAEVEAAYHHFVEVGDSGDWNAWADLHSEDGVWVERHLGTFQGREAIRKAILEVMKPVPMMVFPVDWHVIEGNRVVYYPWQVMPDPKGGDEVYRFGCVTILEYAGDGLFSRQEDLYNPREGQDVIKRWMEAGGKLAE
- a CDS encoding NAD(P)/FAD-dependent oxidoreductase codes for the protein MSSAENLTSLPEDFDADAMRERYLKERDKRIRAEGNEQYVNVEGRFARYLDDPYVGEATPREPCMDECEVVVIGGGFGGLQTSARLVQSGIEDVRIIEAGGDFGGTWYWNRYPGAQCDIESYIYLPLLEELDYLPREKYSFAKEILAHAGAIGRHFGLYEKTFFQTKVEALRWDDEAQRWIVSTSRGDRLRARFVTMSTGPLNRPKLPGIPGLEDFEGHTFHTSRWDYDYSGGTAEGNLEGLADKRVAIVGTGATAIQCVPHVGAAAQQLYVFQRTPSTVDVRGNAPTDEAWASSLEAGWHKHRMESFNNLVTGVPQPEDLVNDGWTDLIGKTVNLATRAAQADGGANLDLPALLETANFEKMEEIRARVDAFVDDPETAEKLKPYYKMFCKRPCFNDDYLPTFNRPNVELVDTDGKGVDRITAKGLVVDDKEYEVDCIIFATGFEVGTEYSRRAGYETVGRGGRTLTEHWKDGVRTFHGMHAHGFPNCFILSQTQGGFTANFPHMLEELSTHVTQLIEHARSNGHSTIEATPAAEAAWVGEIIEKSMSGVGVIGSPDCTPGYYNNEGHDNPLAQQNSPYGGGSIQFFEKLAKWRENGGFEGLVFSS
- a CDS encoding TIGR03619 family F420-dependent LLM class oxidoreductase; amino-acid sequence: MEFGFVLPNHVGVEDPYDVVSIGVHAEIAGFDSLWVNHHVINAGYVRERLGTRPYHDALVLLTWLASRTDHARLGTSVLVLPYLHPMVLARELATLDHLSGGRLVVGVGVGSLPDENEAMGVPYKGRGRFADEFLDVMDLLWTRDEASFAGEHFSFEDVISSPKPLQRPRPRILVGGNKRASMRRVAQRGDGWHPLMLSPEGVRNRMDFLREEAASAGRPEVAERVSVRVDMSRVHPGTVAEYAEAGVSELVVGLGTADVTAMRDEIDRFAEAMLSGR